A single window of Treponema denticola ATCC 35405 DNA harbors:
- a CDS encoding ABC transporter substrate-binding protein yields MKKIIFAALFLLLASTLVFAAGSSEKESKDLSGKTLNVVATSAYKELFDAFTAKTNVKVEFLSMSSGEVLARTRAEGKSMADVWFGGGLDAFMAAKADGLLENYVSPNSKDIPAQYKDTDGAWIAKGITVVGFIGNKDVLAEKKLPMPKTWAELADPKYKGEVIMSDPAISGTNYGAVKGLLDLFGEEKGWDYWKKINANIPFLGKRGKDPQEKTAQGEFAVGIIPADGKAFKLADDKNLTVVYPEDGIPWVPEGTAIFKSCPNLDAAKAFIDFMLTKEAQEIIARLDGKDSAQIVKPGVKGLSLGLPKDKLIKEDLSSFGKDRQRILDKFASLRSKN; encoded by the coding sequence ATGAAAAAAATTATTTTTGCTGCACTATTTTTATTGCTTGCAAGTACCCTTGTGTTTGCAGCCGGTTCTTCCGAAAAAGAATCAAAGGATCTTTCGGGAAAAACATTGAACGTGGTTGCAACAAGTGCTTACAAGGAGCTCTTTGATGCATTTACTGCAAAGACAAACGTAAAGGTTGAATTTCTTTCTATGTCAAGCGGAGAGGTTTTAGCAAGAACAAGGGCAGAAGGAAAGTCCATGGCCGATGTTTGGTTCGGAGGCGGACTTGATGCCTTTATGGCAGCAAAGGCCGACGGACTTTTGGAAAACTATGTTTCTCCCAACTCAAAGGATATTCCGGCTCAATATAAGGACACTGACGGAGCTTGGATTGCAAAAGGAATTACCGTTGTAGGCTTTATCGGAAACAAGGATGTCTTAGCCGAGAAAAAACTTCCCATGCCCAAAACCTGGGCAGAGCTTGCAGACCCCAAATACAAGGGCGAAGTTATTATGAGCGATCCTGCAATTTCGGGTACAAACTACGGAGCGGTAAAAGGCTTACTCGATCTTTTCGGCGAAGAAAAAGGCTGGGATTATTGGAAAAAAATAAACGCCAATATTCCGTTCTTGGGAAAGAGAGGAAAGGATCCGCAAGAAAAAACGGCTCAAGGCGAATTTGCAGTTGGCATTATTCCTGCCGATGGAAAAGCTTTTAAACTTGCCGACGATAAAAACCTAACTGTGGTATATCCCGAAGACGGAATTCCGTGGGTACCGGAAGGAACTGCAATCTTTAAATCATGTCCGAATCTCGATGCGGCAAAGGCTTTTATCGACTTTATGCTTACAAAAGAAGCTCAGGAAATTATTGCAAGGCTTGACGGAAAAGATTCCGCTCAAATTGTAAAGCCTGGTGTTAAGGGGCTTTCATTAGGCTTACCTAAAGATAAGCTTATAAAGGAAGATTTAAGCAGCTTCGGAAAAGACAGACAAAGAATCTTAGATAAATTTGCTTCGTTAAGATCGAAAAACTAA
- a CDS encoding acyl-CoA dehydratase activase, whose amino-acid sequence MHYIGIDIGSTATKTVIMDENKKNILYKNRIPSGWNSKETGEAVLDWIKETLQNKDFKITATGYGRVSVPFADKTLTEISCHGKGAHFLAKKDVTVIDIGGQDTKVILVKDGLVIDFIMNDKCSAGTGKFLELMANRLGLSLQEISEYAARGKDLNLSSVCTVFAESEVTSLMGKGSPREDIARGVINQIVSKVVSLANRKPRSDLYFLTGGFSSNDYIIEEISKKLEASVLSDDLGVFAGAIGACILS is encoded by the coding sequence ATGCACTACATAGGAATTGATATCGGTTCAACGGCAACCAAGACCGTCATTATGGATGAAAATAAAAAAAATATCCTTTATAAAAACCGTATACCCAGCGGGTGGAACAGCAAGGAAACGGGAGAGGCTGTCTTGGACTGGATAAAGGAGACCTTGCAAAATAAGGACTTTAAAATAACCGCCACAGGTTATGGAAGAGTGAGCGTTCCTTTTGCTGACAAAACCTTAACCGAAATTTCCTGCCACGGAAAGGGGGCTCACTTTTTGGCAAAAAAAGATGTAACCGTAATTGATATCGGCGGGCAGGATACAAAAGTCATTCTTGTAAAGGACGGGCTTGTAATTGACTTTATCATGAACGATAAGTGTTCGGCCGGTACGGGTAAATTTTTGGAGTTAATGGCAAACAGGCTGGGCTTGAGCTTACAGGAAATAAGCGAGTACGCAGCGCGCGGAAAGGATTTAAATCTTTCTTCCGTATGTACTGTCTTTGCCGAATCTGAAGTAACCTCCCTCATGGGAAAGGGAAGCCCCCGCGAAGATATTGCAAGGGGCGTTATCAATCAAATAGTTTCAAAAGTAGTTTCGTTAGCAAACAGAAAACCGCGCTCCGATCTATATTTTTTAACCGGCGGCTTTAGTTCAAACGATTATATAATAGAAGAAATCTCAAAAAAACTTGAAGCCTCCGTGTTATCGGATGACTTGGGGGTCTTTGCCGGAGCAATAGGAGCCTGTATATTATCATGA